In Humulus lupulus chromosome 6, drHumLupu1.1, whole genome shotgun sequence, a single genomic region encodes these proteins:
- the LOC133784713 gene encoding uncharacterized protein LOC133784713 yields MVPEDVRAPLRHYLLEHFDINLNDETTKKCIDEQMRKAWKSHKYKLHLYFKEIGGENDLKLAKSKRHPDLKEEHQEDWMILCDRWCSPEFKERALKNTTNRSKRKWESKNGSVSTPRHHIRRGMVLTSPTGQIETWRLKHYDVEKGWTGIELGPLYDKMMELRGQHPPEELSDKEIMERVLGHDSSYLNDLMIQLPALMLLTNNLV; encoded by the exons ATGGTCCCAGAAGATGTGAGAGCTCCATTGCGACACTATCTTTTG gaACATTTTGACATCAACTTGAATGATGAGACAACTAAAAAATGCATTGATGAGCAAATGAGAAAAGCTTGGAAGAGTCATAAGTACAAGCTGCACTTATATTTCAAAGAAATTGGAGGAGAAAATGATCTTAAGTTGGCCAAGAGCAAACGTCATCCAGACTTAAAAGAAGAACATCAAGAAGATTGGATGATTTTGTGTGATCGTTGGTGTTCTCCTGAATTTAAG GAAAGAGCATTAAAGAATACTACCAATCGATCAAAGAGGAAATGGGAGTCGAAAAATGGTTCAGTCTCCACACCACGACATCACATTCGACGTGGAATGGTGTTAACTTCTCCTACCGGTCAAATTGAGACATGGCGTCTAAAGCATTATGATGTTGAGAAAGGATGGACTGGAATAGAGCTCGGCCCATTATAT gATAAAATGATGGAGTTAAGGGGTCAACATCCTCCAGAAGAACTGTCTGATAAAGAGATTATGGAGCGTGTACTTGGACATGATTCG AGTTACTTGAACGACTTAATGATACAACTTCCCGCCTTAATGCTACTAACGAACAACTTAGTGTAG
- the LOC133784714 gene encoding uncharacterized protein LOC133784714 has product MSMRGACLAATSMILSLAAPKFGFIILLYQLQQGTPFCWFMDRHWINIPNKLSAEYAAGMNEFISVARHSMDSNGMVLCPCCRCVNKKSQYMHVIKLHLITHGFLSTYTRWYHHGEQVEEVEDDGLFDTEENVEDSDQSDDLAAGLHDAIGSKYFDIGPTSDFNDESPLNVDDKYDALFESLHKPLYNNCKGFSVLSATVKLMNLKVLNKWTDKSFDGLLECLREILPKGNQCPGNYYQTRKLLCEVGLGYEQIDVCQYDCALFYGENANAVSCPVCKSSRYNFSHGTWSSHHSIYCSKSTS; this is encoded by the exons ATGTCCATGAGAGGTGCTTGTCTAGCAGCAACTTCCATGATTCTCAGTTTAGCTGCCCCAA AATTTGGGTTCATCATATTGCTCTACCAACTACAACAAGGGACCCCATTTTGTTGGTTCATGGATCGTCATTGGATAAATATACCAAATAAACTTTCAGCAGAATATGCTGCTGGAATGAATGAATTCATTAGTGTTGCAAGACACTCCATGGACTCCAATGGGATGGTTCTATGCCCTTGTTGTCGATGCGTGAATAAGAAATCACAATACATGCATGTGATAAAGTTGCACCTGATCACTCATGGATTTCTTAGTACTTACACAAGGTGGTATCACCATGGTGAGCAAGTAGAGGAAGTAGAAGATGATGGGTTATTTGATACCGAGGAGAATGTCGAAGATTCGGATCAGAGTGATGATTTGGCGGCAGGTCTTCATGATGCTATTGGTAGTAAGTATTTTGACATTGGTCCAACTAGTGACTTCAATGATGAATCTCCACTTAATGTGGATGACAAGTATGATGCATTGTTTGAGTCACTTCATAAGCCTTTGTACAATAATTGTAAAGGTTTCTCTGTCTTAAGCGCGACGGTGAAGTTGATGAATCTCAAAGTGCTTAACAAATGGACAGATAAATCATTCGACGGTCTTTTGGAGTGTTTGAGAGAGATATTGCCCAAGGGTAATCAGTGCCCAGGGAATTATTACCAGACGAGGAAGCTTCTTTGTGAGGTGGGCTTAGGCTATGAGCAAATTGATGTTTGTCAATACGATTGTGCATTGTTTTATGGTGAGAATGCAAATGCAGTGTCATGTCCTGTATGCAAGTCTAGTCGTTAT AATTTTAGTCATGGCACCTGGTCGTCGCACCACTCGATCTACTGCTCAAAGTCAACAAGTTGA
- the LOC133781685 gene encoding dirigent protein 22-like → MAGAPISKTQLTILSFLLSLALVFVLGTAEDGFVRAMDRKLLGLKKEKFSHFRFYWHDIYSGKNPTALPIITPPANTSKNGFGSVSMIDNPLTEGPELSSKLLGKAQGFYGLASQEEIAILMAMNFHIVQGKYNGSTLSILGRNQVFDKVREMPVIGGSGLFRFARGYAHASTHTFDPSTGDAVVEYNVYVLHY, encoded by the coding sequence ATGGCAGGAGCTCCCATCTCCAAAACTCAACTCACAATTCTCTCCTTCCTTCTATCCCTAGCCCTAGTTTTCGTCCTCGGAACAGCCGAAGATGGTTTTGTCAGAGCCATGGACAGGAAGCTTCTAGGGCTGAAAAAGGAGAAGTTCAGCCACTTCCGGTTCTACTGGCACGACATCTACAGCGGCAAAAACCCTACTGCCCTGCCAATAATCACACCTCCGGCCAACACATCGAAAAACGGGTTCGGCTCCGTTAGCATGATCGACAATCCACTGACAGAAGGGCCAGAATTGAGCTCGAAGTTGCTTGGAAAAGCTCAAGGGTTTTATGGTTTAGCTTCGCAAGAAGAAATTGCCATACTAATGGCAATGAACTTTCATATAGTTCAAGGAAAGTACAATGGGAGCACTCTCTCCATCCTTGGCCGAAACCAGGTGTTCGATAAGGTCAGAGAGATGCCTGTGATTGGGGGCAGTGGTCTTTTCAGGTTCGCACGTGGCTACGCTCATGCTAGCACTCACACGTTTGACCCTTCTACTGGAGATGCTGTAGTTGAGTACAATGTTTATGTGCTCCATTACTAG